A stretch of Porites lutea chromosome 5, jaPorLute2.1, whole genome shotgun sequence DNA encodes these proteins:
- the LOC140936922 gene encoding protein FAM81A-like has product MERPHSKEATALPAIVNSSNSDERKDGRFGRMENLEDRLAIQEKTTRSLVDRALTVKEDIIESLSIAQMSWQGEKKARSLLQEHIRTITTVVKRLSREIENLESEIRSRKSQVEGHSTAVKNLELHHVAGVTDLRGRVARCDSAIQRLMSDMRSNNEVINDFRQKQELAMKGCRDQMSSLEKSISDLTLKVEKYVLDQSTSIQKVKGEADQRVVQLDSKTKTVVEDIRGSISSNRLWAESEYFKLTQDFQTRLERFEGLMVERQDKLERRVDHYLAKVDKILEEEKSKYYNIWEVRLKEVKSEQDRIMHNLIAEMRNEYRQGFNNVHESISSLQRVIHAKLKLLEDDLRKAINNVLRMVVLV; this is encoded by the coding sequence ATGGAGAGGCCCCATTCCAAAGAGGCAACCGCTCTCCCCGCTATCGTTAACAGTAGCAACTCGGACGAGAGAAAGGACGGGAGATTCGGCCGAATGGAGAACCTCGAAGATCGGTTGGCAATCCAGGAGAAAACTACAAGATCCCTTGTTGACAGGGCACTTACTGTAAAAGAAGACATTATTGAAAGCCTAAGCATCGCCCAGATGAGTTGGCAAGGCGAGAAGAAAGCAAGGTCCTTGCTACAGGAACACATACGAACGATAACAACTGTTGTGAAAAGATTGAGCAGGGAGATTGAAAACTTGGAGAGCGAGATTCGGTCCAGAAAAAGTCAAGTGGAAGGACACAGCACAGCTGTGAAAAATTTAGAACTTCATCATGTTGCTGGAGTTACGGATTTGAGAGGCCGTGTTGCAAGGTGTGATTCAGCTATTCAGAGGCTCATGTCAGATATGAGAAGCAACAACGAAGTCATAAACGATTTTAGACAAAAGCAAGAACTTGCAATGAAAGGTTGCCGTGATCAAATGAGCTCTCTAGAGAAGAGCATTTCTGATTTGACATTGAAAGTGGAGAAATATGTACTCGATCAGTCGACCAGTATCCAAAAAGTAAAAGGAGAAGCAGACCAGCGTGTTGTACAGCTCGATTCTAAAACTAAAACTGTTGTTGAGGATATTCGAGGCAGTATTTCCTCAAACCGTTTGTGGGCAGAGTCAGAATATTTTAAATTAACTCAGGATTTTCAAACCAGGCTAGAGAGGTTTGAAGGCCTCATGGTGGAAAGACAGGACAAATTGGAAAGAAGAGTAGACCATTATCTGGCCAAGGTAGATAAAATTTTGGAGGAGGAGAAAAGCAAGTATTATAACATCTGGGAGGTGAGACTGAAGGAAGTGAAGTCGGAACAGGACAGGATTATGCATAATTTAATAGCAGAGATGAGAAATGAATACAGACAAGGATTTAACAATGTGCATGAAAGTATTTCCAGTCTACAGCGAGTGATCCATGCAAAActgaaattacttgaagatgaCTTGCGTAAAGCTATAAATAATGTTCTTAGAATGGTTGTACTTGTATGA
- the LOC140937082 gene encoding uncharacterized protein: MNLLNSSRRLFYGLVLVTILSLLLYVMKFQEHNMPALRRFCKPVLTDQCGSAWQIKYCNFHKSALKSPKTSNFLSYFCYGAGRGCGGLGNRIQGMVSLFYLAMLTNRTFLIHWDGPGKLEEYLEPNQIAWTLPLSSLGQFRKTYWGVSGPQSGYDSNRIESGTQFANWTSYVDFDAYLGRFDAIGTIFFFAEFLWKNPFVRERARQLGIPSSPYKMLGCAFHFLFKQTRVMKTALKEARRSLSRHPPLLGIHIRTSDHHFGSKNEFSYRSHNTSSFFICALQQSAFILANTHHSNLTTLQWFLAADDQEVKDMARKNYSNEIISLGFRPMHTEFSSGSVGAKTVVRDVLTDVFLLAESSYLLVTSESTLSNLAAAVGLHTKESIGDGEKCLVNRTSLLKIIQAISN, encoded by the exons ATGAACCTCCTAAATTCCAGCCGTCGCCTTTTTTATGGTCTTGTTCTGGTGACTATATTATCGCTGCTCCTCTACGTGATGAAGTTTCAAG AACACAACATGCCAGCTTTGCGCCGTTTCTGCAAGCCAGTTTTGACAGATCAGTGCGGTAGCGCATGGCAGATAAAGTACTGCAATTTCCACAAATCAGCGCTCAAGTCACCGAAAACAAGCAATTTTCTCAGCTACTTTTGCTACGGCGCTGGTAGAGGTTGCGGAGGTTTAGGAAATCGGATACAGGGGATGGTGTCCCTGTTCTACTTAGCTATGCTAACAAATAGAACATTTCTGATCCATTGGGATGGCCCCGGAAAGCTTGAAGAGTACCTAGAACCGAACCAGATTGCCTGGACGTTACCGCTTAGTAGTTTGGGTCAATTTCGGAAAACTTACTGGGGTGTTTCAGGCCCTCAGTCTGGTTATGATTCGAACAGAATCGAATCAGGAACTCAGTTCGCAAACTGGACATCTTATGTTGATTTTGATGCTTACTTGGGTCGTTTTGATGCCATTGGCACTATCTTCTTTTTCGCTGAgtttctttggaaaaatccgTTTGTCAGAGAACGAGCTCGTCAACTCGGAATTCCATCTTCACCATATAAAATGCTGGGATGTGCTTTTCACTTTCTCTTCAAACAAACAAGGGTGATGAAAACGGCTTTGAAAGAAGCAAGAAGATCGCTTTCCAGGCATCCACCTCTTCTTGGAATTCATATTAGAACAAGTGATCACCATTTTGGgagtaaaaatgaattttcttaCAGATCTCACAACACATCAAGCTTTTTTATATGTGCTTTACAACAGAGTGCTTTCATTCTAGCAAACACTCATCACTCAAATTTGACAACTTTACAATGGTTTCTCGCTGCAGACGACCAAGAAGTCAAAGACATGGCGAGGAAGAATTATTCAAACGAAATAATATCTCTGGGATTTCGACCCATGCATACAGAATTTTCCAGTGGGTCAGTAGGTGCAAAAACAGTCGTGCGTGATGTTTTAACTGATGTCTTTCTTCTCGCTGAGAGTAGTTACCTCCTCGTAACTTCAGAAAGTACTTTGAGTAATTTAGCGGCGGCTGTGGGTTTACACACTAAAGAAAGCATTGGAGATGGAGAAAAATGTCTGGTAAACAGAACTTCCTTGCTTAAAATCATTCAAGCTATCAGTAATTAG
- the LOC140939038 gene encoding uncharacterized protein isoform X2: MNLSRRYVWLLAILIGSFFGYLIFKSRYTIPYSSKLQAGQNHGGARTVNATEGVATSTKEIVATEIPGDERFQIGHYVSRLNSSIIGKEFNFDNSTLAVIRRVLRNQTFKRKPIESIDVKTPFLDLVTPVTACSSNHYGEFKPHLEDFRKSFPGTKCFFYDLGLSDEQINEVKNMSDLVYRKFDFNVYPEHVRYLRNYAWKPLIIQEMLSEFDGTMWFDSSVKFLGNLTSNVIELMSRHNTGAVFYLDSTHHSIVAATQPGMLEYFPMMKEGAVKDMLQASAVVYINRDEVQRHIMKWVVICALKKDCIAPPGSKLFCGFKFPRDGFGGCHRYDQSLQNILVSNAYNHEHEKYQYWSKNFAVMARG, encoded by the coding sequence ATGAACTTAAGCAGGAGGTACGTTTGGCTTCTTGCCATCTTGATTGGTTCATTCTTTGGTTACTTGATATTCAAGTCACGCTACACAATTCCTTATTCATCCAAACTTCAGGCCGGTCAAAATCATGGTGGAGCAAGGACTGTAAACGCCACGGAAGGTGTTGCTACCAGCACTAAAGAAATTGTAGCTACGGAAATTCCAGGTGATGAACGTTTCCAAATCGGCCATTATGTTTCTAGACTTAACTCTTCTATAATTGGAAAAGAGTTCAATTTTGATAATTCAACTCTAGCTGTAATAAGAAGAGTTCTTCGGAATCAAACATTCAAGCGAAAGCCAATCGAGTCCATTGATGTCAAGACGCCATTTTTAGATCTCGTGACTCCTGTGACCGCATGTTCGAGTAACCACTACGGCGAATTCAAACCTCACTTAGAAGATTTTAGAAAGAGTTTCCCTGGAACGAAATGTTTTTTCTACGATCTTGGACTAAGCGATGAGCAGATCAATGAAGTTAAAAACATGTCTGACCTAGTGTACAGAAAATTCGACTTTAATGTGTATCCTGAGCACGTTCGTTACCTGCGAAATTATGCCTGGAAACCGTTGATAATTCAAGAAATGCTCTCTGAATTTGATGGAACAATGTGGTTTGATTCATCTGTCAAATTCTTAGGAAACCTAACCAGTAATGTAATAGAACTTATGTCCCGCCACAATACAGGCGCAGTGTTTTATCTCGACTCAACCCACCACTCTATAGTAGCCGCTACTCAACCGGGCATGCTTGAATACTTTCCGATGATGAAAGAAGGCGCAGTTAAGGACATGCTTCAGGCCAGTGCAGTGGTTTACATAAACAGGGATGAAGTACAAAGGCACATAATGAAATGGGTTGTGATTTGCGCCCTCAAAAAGGACTGTATCGCACCGCCCGGTTCAAAATTGTTTTGTGGGTTTAAGTTTCCTCGAGACGGGTTTGGGGGCTGCCACAGATATGACCAGTCTCTGCAAAATATCCTTGTTTCGAACGCTTATAACCATGAACACGAGAAATATCAGTACTGGAGTAAAAATTTTGCCGTTATGGCCCGGGGGTAA